A part of Ammoniphilus sp. CFH 90114 genomic DNA contains:
- a CDS encoding SET domain-containing protein: protein MVEVRTSTLSNGAFNRGVFATRDIKEGELLHEAPVIAYPNEEHIHIEKTLLADYAFEYGANHTAFLLGYGMLFNHSYEPNARYDINFDNHTFDFFAYRDIKAGEEILINYNGEEDNDDPLWFNEES from the coding sequence ATGGTTGAAGTAAGAACTTCCACACTGAGCAACGGAGCATTCAATAGAGGAGTATTTGCAACACGGGATATCAAAGAAGGTGAGCTGCTCCACGAAGCTCCCGTCATAGCGTATCCGAATGAGGAGCACATCCACATCGAGAAAACACTCCTTGCTGACTACGCATTTGAGTATGGCGCCAATCATACAGCCTTTCTTCTTGGATATGGCATGCTTTTTAACCATTCTTATGAGCCTAATGCGAGGTACGATATTAACTTTGATAATCACACATTCGACTTCTTTGCCTACCGCGATATCAAAGCCGGGGAAGAAATTCTAATTAACTATAATGGAGAAGAGGATAATGACGATCCGTTGTGGTTTAATGAAGAAAGTTAA
- a CDS encoding DUF4260 domain-containing protein, whose translation MNKLLLKLEGLTVVITCIYFYAHHDYSWLTFFLLLLVPDLSMLGYLFGKNAGAIAYNIFHTYLWPMAFILISLAVGIEALLMYGFIWGAHIGMDRMLGYGLKYPTDFKDTHLQRV comes from the coding sequence ATGAACAAGCTCCTGCTAAAGTTGGAAGGTTTGACGGTGGTGATTACCTGCATCTACTTTTACGCCCATCACGATTATAGCTGGTTGACCTTTTTCCTACTGCTGCTTGTACCGGATCTATCTATGCTAGGTTATTTGTTTGGAAAGAATGCTGGAGCTATCGCATATAATATTTTTCATACATACCTGTGGCCTATGGCTTTCATTTTGATAAGTCTGGCTGTTGGGATAGAAGCTTTATTAATGTACGGATTCATCTGGGGAGCTCATATTGGAATGGATCGCATGTTAGGTTACGGTTTGAAGTACCCGACGGATTTCAAGGATACTCATCTTCAGAGAGTATAA
- a CDS encoding RNA polymerase sigma factor, whose product MDDFERLFQENFHSIYHYVYYMVGNKADAEDITQEVFMKVASSYHQFRGDSSISTWIYTIARRTVIDFTRQKKTKKFMTFWKNHIPEDYEAADDFDLPEEILQKKEQKDSIYKMLMHLPEKMRSVIYLRFIKGLSVQETALYLDISPNQVSVTQNRALAKLRTLVTTENWVKEEIR is encoded by the coding sequence ATGGATGATTTTGAACGATTGTTTCAAGAGAATTTCCACTCCATATATCACTATGTGTACTATATGGTAGGGAATAAAGCCGACGCTGAAGACATTACCCAAGAGGTCTTTATGAAAGTAGCCTCCTCGTACCATCAGTTTCGAGGGGACAGCTCCATCTCGACTTGGATATACACCATTGCTAGAAGGACGGTCATTGATTTTACAAGACAAAAGAAAACAAAGAAATTCATGACCTTCTGGAAAAATCATATTCCTGAAGATTATGAGGCGGCAGATGACTTTGACTTACCTGAGGAGATCCTACAGAAAAAGGAGCAAAAGGACTCGATCTATAAGATGCTCATGCATTTGCCAGAGAAGATGAGATCGGTTATTTATCTTAGATTTATTAAGGGGCTTTCTGTTCAAGAAACGGCCTTGTATTTGGATATATCGCCTAATCAAGTGAGCGTAACACAGAACCGAGCATTAGCTAAGTTGAGAACATTGGTCACTACGGAAAATTGGGTAAAGGAGGAGATCCGATGA
- a CDS encoding nitroreductase, which translates to MELWEAIKGRRSIGKMKTDMPPRESIEKMLEAANWAPSHFRTEPWKFFVLTGAARERLGEAMATILRDSLNSADPTEIEERLNRQRNNPLRAPIIIAVASRSSDDARVIEVEQIEAVACAVQNMMLAGHELGLGTIWRTGGITYEPKLKEFFGLEQGEHLLGFVYVGYPDQVIKPGMRKPISLKTVWLEN; encoded by the coding sequence ATGGAGTTATGGGAAGCTATTAAAGGAAGAAGATCGATTGGGAAGATGAAGACGGATATGCCGCCAAGAGAATCAATTGAGAAAATGCTGGAAGCGGCAAATTGGGCCCCAAGCCATTTTCGAACGGAGCCTTGGAAATTTTTCGTGCTGACAGGCGCTGCAAGAGAACGGTTGGGGGAAGCGATGGCTACCATTCTACGTGACTCGCTAAACTCAGCAGACCCGACAGAAATAGAAGAACGCTTAAATAGACAAAGAAACAATCCCTTGCGTGCACCCATTATTATTGCAGTGGCTTCACGATCTTCGGATGATGCTAGAGTGATTGAGGTAGAACAGATTGAGGCCGTCGCTTGTGCCGTGCAAAATATGATGCTGGCAGGTCATGAGCTTGGCCTGGGTACGATCTGGAGAACGGGCGGAATTACGTATGAACCTAAGTTGAAGGAATTCTTCGGATTGGAACAGGGAGAGCATCTTTTAGGTTTTGTCTACGTAGGTTACCCAGATCAGGTGATAAAGCCAGGAATGCGCAAGCCGATCTCTCTGAAGACGGTTTGGTTAGAGAACTAG
- a CDS encoding TRAP transporter permease, whose translation MNRNARHWKLIITFFGVMLSLFVLYTAIFGSLVAMKQRAIVLLFSLVLCFILFPASKKKNSDRLSFLDIGLAVISFIVTAYVIVSFDALITRMGMPNQMDLIMGALAVLLILEATRRTIGWELSLITLVVLLYGLFGNYIPGVFNHRGYSFDRVINQMYLTTEGIFGVPLGVAATFVFLFVLFGAFLDKSGAGKFFIDLAISLAGRSKGGPAKIAIFASGFMGTISGSSIANVVGTGTFTIPLMKRVGYKPHFAGAVEAAASTGGQITPPIMGAAAFIMAELTGLPYMDIAMAAILPALLYYISLYMNVHFEASRTGLEGMAKEDIPNVKQTLLTGGQFILPLVMVVAVLAAGSSPTKAAYVAIFSLIAVSMIRASTRMGIKKIFEACKEGAELSISIITATACAGMIVGTVSLTGLGLKFTDFIISIADGHLFLGLFLSMIASIILGMSLPTTATYIVLSVLTAPALVQLGIPLIAAHMFILYFGVFADITPPVALASYAGAGIANASPMKTGMTTMKIAIIGFIVPYMFVYFPSLLWVGETSDIVIATITAILAVIALAAAIQGYLLRITTKVERLILLLSGACLLTPEHVTDVVGAIALVSIFVWQWKTSKQTTQINIEQAN comes from the coding sequence TTGAATAGAAATGCTAGACATTGGAAACTAATTATTACTTTCTTTGGGGTCATGCTTTCTTTGTTCGTGCTGTATACTGCTATTTTTGGTTCACTGGTAGCTATGAAACAGCGTGCTATTGTTCTTTTGTTTTCGTTAGTGCTTTGCTTTATTCTTTTTCCTGCTAGTAAGAAGAAAAATAGCGATCGCTTATCATTTTTAGACATTGGGCTTGCTGTTATTTCCTTCATCGTAACCGCTTACGTCATTGTTTCTTTTGACGCGTTGATTACACGGATGGGAATGCCTAACCAAATGGATTTGATTATGGGTGCCTTAGCGGTCCTTCTGATCCTTGAAGCTACCAGGAGAACGATTGGATGGGAATTATCTCTTATTACTCTCGTAGTCCTTCTTTACGGGTTGTTTGGAAATTATATTCCTGGTGTATTTAATCACCGTGGGTATTCGTTTGACCGAGTGATAAACCAAATGTACTTAACAACCGAAGGAATCTTCGGTGTGCCTCTTGGGGTAGCGGCAACTTTCGTATTTTTGTTTGTTTTGTTTGGAGCATTCCTTGATAAATCTGGTGCAGGGAAGTTCTTTATAGATCTAGCTATTAGTCTTGCTGGTAGAAGCAAGGGAGGACCTGCAAAGATCGCCATTTTTGCAAGCGGTTTTATGGGGACGATTTCTGGAAGTTCCATTGCAAATGTTGTAGGGACGGGAACCTTTACCATACCCTTAATGAAAAGAGTAGGGTACAAACCTCATTTTGCAGGTGCGGTAGAGGCTGCGGCTTCGACCGGAGGACAGATCACGCCACCCATTATGGGAGCAGCGGCTTTCATCATGGCCGAGCTTACGGGCCTTCCCTATATGGATATTGCGATGGCAGCCATTTTGCCTGCATTGCTTTATTACATAAGCTTGTACATGAATGTTCACTTTGAAGCCTCAAGGACAGGTCTGGAAGGAATGGCGAAGGAAGACATTCCTAATGTTAAACAAACCTTACTAACGGGTGGGCAATTTATTCTTCCACTAGTTATGGTGGTTGCGGTCTTGGCGGCTGGTTCAAGCCCAACAAAGGCAGCATACGTTGCTATCTTCAGCTTAATTGCCGTCAGTATGATTAGGGCTTCTACTAGAATGGGGATTAAAAAGATATTTGAGGCCTGTAAGGAAGGCGCAGAATTATCCATTAGTATTATTACGGCTACCGCATGTGCTGGGATGATCGTTGGAACTGTATCTCTTACAGGGTTAGGCTTGAAGTTTACAGACTTCATTATTTCAATTGCTGATGGACATTTGTTCTTAGGGTTATTTTTAAGTATGATCGCTTCCATTATTCTAGGGATGTCGTTACCGACGACAGCGACCTATATCGTGTTATCCGTTCTTACCGCTCCAGCTTTAGTACAGCTGGGTATCCCGTTAATCGCAGCACATATGTTCATTCTATATTTTGGAGTATTTGCTGATATTACTCCACCGGTTGCCCTCGCTTCCTATGCAGGAGCAGGTATAGCCAATGCTTCCCCGATGAAGACCGGTATGACAACAATGAAAATCGCAATTATCGGCTTTATCGTTCCTTATATGTTTGTTTATTTCCCATCTTTACTATGGGTAGGGGAAACAAGTGATATTGTCATTGCTACAATAACTGCCATACTTGCTGTTATTGCTTTAGCCGCTGCCATCCAAGGCTATCTACTGCGAATCACTACCAAAGTGGAACGTCTCATTCTTCTGCTTTCCGGTGCATGCTTACTAACTCCGGAACACGTGACTGATGTGGTTGGAGCTATCGCTTTAGTATCGATCTTTGTATGGCAATGGAAAACGTCCAAACAGACAACGCAGATTAACATAGAGCAAGCAAACTAA
- a CDS encoding SDR family oxidoreductase produces MTHTIGTNGFPPQHQNQQPGIEAVMNPRPVSAQPGANGNGKLHNKVAIITGGDSGIGRAVAYAFALEGADLAIVYLNETGDAEETKQQVESLGRRCILFAGDIRQEAFCRQVVEQTVQELGGLDILVNNAAEQHPQKSILHITTEQLEKTFRTNVYSFFHFTKAALPHFKQGSSIINTASVTAYKGNEQLIDYSATKGAIVAFTRSLALQLAPSGIRVNGVAPGPIWTPLIPSTFTEQEVAKFGMDTTMKRAGQPAEVAPCYVFLASNDSSYMTGQMLHPNGGIPVNG; encoded by the coding sequence GTGACCCATACAATCGGAACAAACGGCTTCCCTCCCCAGCATCAGAATCAGCAGCCAGGGATTGAGGCCGTCATGAATCCTCGCCCCGTGTCCGCTCAGCCAGGGGCCAATGGCAATGGAAAGCTTCATAATAAAGTAGCTATCATTACAGGTGGGGACAGTGGAATTGGCCGTGCCGTTGCCTATGCTTTTGCGTTGGAAGGAGCCGATCTCGCAATTGTTTATCTTAATGAGACGGGAGATGCGGAAGAAACGAAGCAGCAAGTCGAAAGCTTGGGAAGGCGCTGTATTCTGTTTGCAGGTGATATTAGGCAAGAAGCATTCTGCCGTCAAGTGGTGGAGCAGACCGTTCAAGAGCTTGGCGGGCTGGATATATTGGTTAATAACGCTGCGGAACAACATCCGCAAAAAAGCATTTTGCATATCACGACCGAACAATTGGAGAAAACCTTTCGAACGAATGTGTACTCCTTTTTCCATTTTACAAAGGCTGCCCTGCCCCACTTCAAGCAAGGCAGTTCGATTATCAACACGGCGTCTGTAACAGCTTATAAGGGAAACGAACAACTCATTGACTACTCCGCGACAAAGGGAGCCATCGTTGCTTTTACCAGGTCCCTCGCTTTGCAGCTTGCTCCTTCGGGGATTCGTGTGAATGGAGTGGCCCCTGGTCCAATTTGGACGCCTCTAATTCCTTCCACGTTCACCGAACAGGAAGTAGCAAAATTCGGTATGGACACGACCATGAAACGAGCTGGACAACCAGCAGAAGTGGCTCCGTGCTATGTCTTCTTAGCTTCTAATGACTCCTCTTATATGACGGGACAGATGCTTCATCCCAACGGTGGGATCCCTGTTAACGGATAA
- the gabT gene encoding 4-aminobutyrate--2-oxoglutarate transaminase yields the protein MGEIVLTGSVPGPRSEQLKIEREQAVPQALANTTSIFAKKADGALLTDIDGNTYIDFAGAIGALNVGHRPPKVVESVKEQLDSFIHTSFHVVMYESYIKLAQQLNELVPGSSPKKTALFNSGAEGVENAVKIARYYTGRRGIVSFDRGFHGRTHLTMTLTSKVKPYKFGFGPLATDTYRMPYPYYYREENPRPEADREALRQFERLFSMEIAPEDIAAVIMEPVQGEGGFVIPSKEFVQGVKRICEEHGILFIADEIQTGFGRTGKMFAVEHFDIEPDLIVMSKSLAAGVPLSAVTGRADIMDSLKKKELGGTLGGSPLACAAALAVIEMMKEENLLDRAQVIGRRISENLERLADTCPSIGEVRSLGAMCAVEFVRDRSTKEPDAELPQRIAKMCLERGLIVLTAGWYGNVIRFLTPLVITDEQLEEGLQIFNDVVQECEKGVFVK from the coding sequence ATGGGAGAGATAGTACTTACAGGCTCGGTTCCTGGCCCAAGATCTGAGCAGCTTAAGATTGAGCGTGAGCAGGCTGTACCACAAGCTTTAGCGAATACGACTTCGATCTTTGCCAAGAAAGCTGATGGGGCTTTACTCACCGATATAGACGGGAACACCTATATTGATTTTGCTGGTGCCATTGGTGCCTTGAACGTGGGGCATAGACCGCCTAAAGTAGTAGAATCCGTTAAAGAACAGTTAGATTCTTTTATACATACCAGCTTTCATGTTGTCATGTACGAATCTTATATCAAGCTCGCTCAACAATTGAATGAGCTAGTACCAGGAAGCAGTCCGAAGAAAACGGCGTTATTTAATAGTGGAGCAGAAGGCGTAGAAAATGCGGTAAAAATCGCTCGCTACTATACGGGAAGAAGAGGAATTGTATCCTTCGATCGAGGGTTTCATGGACGAACTCATTTAACCATGACCCTAACAAGTAAAGTGAAACCTTATAAATTCGGGTTTGGGCCACTAGCTACGGATACGTATCGGATGCCATATCCCTACTACTACCGTGAAGAGAATCCTAGACCAGAAGCCGATCGTGAAGCTCTTCGACAATTTGAACGTCTATTTAGTATGGAGATTGCACCGGAAGATATTGCAGCTGTCATTATGGAGCCGGTTCAGGGGGAAGGCGGGTTCGTTATCCCTTCGAAGGAGTTTGTACAGGGAGTAAAGCGGATCTGTGAAGAACATGGTATTTTGTTTATTGCGGATGAGATCCAAACGGGGTTCGGACGAACTGGAAAAATGTTTGCTGTTGAGCATTTCGATATTGAGCCTGATCTCATCGTTATGTCAAAATCTTTAGCAGCAGGTGTTCCATTGAGTGCTGTTACGGGTCGTGCGGATATTATGGATTCGCTAAAGAAAAAGGAGCTTGGCGGTACGCTGGGGGGAAGCCCTCTCGCTTGTGCAGCGGCTCTGGCTGTTATTGAAATGATGAAAGAGGAAAATTTGTTAGACCGTGCTCAGGTCATCGGTCGAAGAATTAGTGAAAACCTAGAGAGGCTTGCGGATACTTGTCCTTCCATTGGAGAAGTGCGCAGCTTGGGTGCCATGTGTGCTGTTGAGTTTGTTCGGGATCGTTCTACGAAGGAACCGGATGCTGAATTACCGCAACGAATTGCGAAGATGTGCTTGGAGCGTGGACTCATCGTTCTCACTGCAGGTTGGTATGGCAATGTGATACGTTTCCTTACACCGCTCGTCATTACAGATGAGCAGCTAGAAGAAGGTCTTCAGATATTTAACGATGTGGTCCAGGAATGTGAGAAGGGAGTGTTCGTGAAGTGA
- a CDS encoding DUF421 domain-containing protein, whose product MFTVFWQSILLGMVGVLFLRIGGRKSIALMTPAQVAIMITIGSILGSEVAGKGLAQSILATGTFIAFLALVEWVSMKWNNAELVIKGKSIPVISEGKILVHNLKSLRLTVDDLEKRMRLVGLSSFKDIKSGTIEDNGEFGYELMPHAQPVTKGELEELLKANFPFAVIPPGASQESIFEEVIQDGHTQEIPKHLS is encoded by the coding sequence GTGTTCACTGTATTTTGGCAATCTATTTTACTTGGTATGGTCGGTGTACTATTTCTTCGAATAGGTGGTCGTAAATCGATCGCGTTAATGACACCTGCACAAGTGGCCATTATGATAACGATCGGATCGATTCTTGGTTCCGAGGTAGCTGGAAAGGGGTTAGCTCAATCCATATTAGCCACAGGAACCTTTATTGCTTTTTTAGCCTTAGTAGAATGGGTTTCTATGAAATGGAATAATGCAGAGTTGGTTATTAAAGGGAAATCTATTCCAGTTATCTCGGAAGGGAAGATTCTTGTTCATAACTTAAAGTCGCTTCGTTTAACGGTAGATGACTTAGAAAAAAGAATGAGGCTTGTAGGATTATCAAGCTTCAAGGACATCAAGTCAGGAACCATCGAAGACAATGGGGAGTTTGGTTATGAACTTATGCCCCATGCCCAACCGGTAACCAAGGGAGAATTAGAGGAGCTATTGAAGGCGAACTTCCCCTTTGCTGTCATCCCACCAGGGGCCTCACAGGAAAGTATCTTCGAAGAGGTAATACAAGATGGTCATACACAGGAAATACCTAAACATCTATCATGA
- the sspK gene encoding small acid-soluble spore protein K — protein MVRNKDNHFPGDREIEDPKAKAAHSPLKPNGQTAPRPQERMAKRTE, from the coding sequence ATGGTGCGAAACAAGGATAACCACTTCCCTGGTGACCGTGAAATTGAAGATCCAAAAGCAAAAGCCGCACACTCTCCCCTAAAGCCGAACGGACAAACTGCCCCTCGGCCACAAGAGAGAATGGCGAAAAGAACGGAATAG
- a CDS encoding YdcF family protein translates to MMRLFLLKNRKWLFPMLAVMLASVAYFGYTSWKIVNTWKTSEGVKSDCLIVLGAAVWNGKPSPAMRERLDVAIELYQNGMAPRIIVSGGVGRGEYSEAEVMRDYLAKQGVPQEDVLIEDRSTSTWENLTFSQDVMKNHGLKSSIIVTHGFHTYRALMMARDIGIKASAEPVMLTPLNVVYYTLRECLALAEYTLKGRWFAGGRYEISFLNREQAATR, encoded by the coding sequence ATGATGAGATTATTCCTCTTAAAAAATAGAAAGTGGCTCTTCCCGATGCTGGCAGTCATGCTGGCATCGGTTGCTTATTTTGGTTATACCAGTTGGAAGATCGTCAATACGTGGAAAACATCTGAGGGCGTTAAAAGCGATTGTCTTATTGTTCTTGGAGCTGCCGTTTGGAATGGCAAACCGAGTCCTGCTATGAGAGAGCGACTAGATGTCGCGATCGAGCTATATCAGAATGGGATGGCCCCGCGAATCATTGTTTCCGGTGGGGTAGGACGGGGAGAATACTCTGAGGCTGAGGTGATGAGGGACTACCTAGCAAAACAGGGAGTGCCTCAAGAAGATGTACTGATAGAAGATCGCTCTACGAGTACGTGGGAGAATCTTACATTTAGTCAAGACGTGATGAAGAATCATGGACTGAAGTCGTCTATTATCGTTACGCACGGTTTTCATACGTATCGAGCCCTAATGATGGCACGTGATATAGGGATAAAAGCAAGTGCCGAACCGGTCATGCTAACTCCATTGAATGTCGTGTATTATACGCTTCGGGAGTGTTTGGCACTTGCTGAATATACCTTAAAGGGCCGTTGGTTTGCTGGTGGCAGGTATGAGATCAGCTTTCTGAACCGTGAACAGGCTGCGACTCGATAG
- a CDS encoding thiamine pyrophosphate-dependent enzyme, with product MSGGKAIVEVMVAEGVESVFCVPGESYLGVLDALYDTNVRVISARHEGGASFMAEGYAKMSGKVGVCMATRGVGSANLSIGIHTAYQDSTPMVVLIGQVERPFKSREAFQEVDLAGYYSHIAKWAVEIDDANRIPEIMHRAFAVAQSGRPGPVVVGLPHDMLEDVVDIQVRKPYSISVPGVDAALVKQSLELLASAERPVLIAGGGVTLSGSTSELVQFAEKFNIPVVTAFRRFDAFPNQHPNYIGWLGFGPCKATLDAIKEADVILALGTRFSQVSTQDYELLREDTKLIHVDISSNEIGKVYAPEVAIVSDAKAFLVEALKHEGAVVPESRVERIAKARDHYETFATARPYYNEEYTDMEGVIHDLIPRVPENTVITSDAGNFFGWVCRFYPFKKEKSYIGPTSGAMGYGLPGAIGAKIASPDSTVIAFAGDGGFMMTMQELETAARYNVPVITIVVNNNMYGTIRAHQEKHFPGRVVATELSNPDYAALARLFGCHGETVKSNAEFVPALQRAIDSGKPALIEVQTDPNILSVSQVVR from the coding sequence ATGTCAGGTGGTAAAGCAATTGTTGAGGTAATGGTAGCAGAAGGGGTCGAAAGCGTATTTTGCGTACCAGGGGAAAGCTACTTAGGTGTCTTGGATGCGCTATATGATACGAATGTTCGAGTGATCTCGGCCCGTCATGAAGGCGGGGCATCCTTTATGGCAGAAGGCTATGCCAAGATGTCTGGAAAAGTTGGGGTATGTATGGCGACCCGAGGCGTAGGTTCCGCTAACCTATCTATTGGTATTCATACCGCTTACCAGGATTCTACCCCTATGGTCGTACTAATTGGTCAGGTAGAGCGTCCGTTTAAGTCGAGAGAAGCTTTCCAAGAAGTAGATTTGGCTGGTTATTATAGTCACATTGCAAAATGGGCCGTAGAAATCGATGATGCCAACCGCATCCCAGAGATCATGCACCGCGCTTTTGCTGTAGCTCAATCAGGTAGACCGGGACCTGTAGTCGTTGGTCTTCCTCATGATATGTTAGAGGATGTTGTCGATATTCAAGTTCGTAAGCCGTATTCTATTTCGGTACCGGGTGTGGATGCAGCGTTGGTGAAACAATCACTTGAATTGCTTGCATCAGCAGAAAGACCTGTTTTGATCGCCGGTGGTGGAGTCACTCTTTCCGGTTCTACTTCAGAGCTCGTTCAGTTTGCAGAAAAATTTAATATCCCGGTTGTTACGGCTTTCCGTCGATTTGATGCTTTCCCTAATCAACATCCGAACTATATCGGATGGTTAGGTTTTGGTCCGTGTAAGGCAACCTTGGATGCGATCAAGGAAGCTGATGTTATCCTAGCATTAGGGACGAGATTCTCTCAAGTGAGTACGCAAGACTATGAGCTTCTTCGTGAGGATACCAAGTTGATTCATGTCGACATTTCCTCGAATGAAATTGGAAAAGTCTATGCACCTGAAGTTGCGATTGTGTCTGATGCCAAAGCCTTTTTAGTGGAGGCGTTAAAGCATGAAGGTGCGGTCGTTCCAGAGAGCCGTGTAGAGAGAATTGCAAAAGCACGAGATCATTATGAGACGTTTGCTACAGCGAGACCTTATTATAATGAAGAATATACGGATATGGAAGGGGTCATCCATGATCTTATTCCTCGTGTTCCCGAAAACACGGTGATTACAAGTGATGCGGGTAATTTCTTCGGCTGGGTATGTCGTTTCTATCCTTTCAAAAAGGAGAAATCCTATATTGGACCTACTTCAGGTGCGATGGGTTACGGACTTCCTGGGGCCATTGGGGCTAAGATTGCAAGCCCTGATAGTACCGTCATTGCCTTCGCGGGAGATGGGGGTTTCATGATGACGATGCAGGAGCTTGAAACGGCAGCACGTTATAACGTACCGGTCATCACAATTGTAGTGAACAACAATATGTACGGAACCATTCGAGCACATCAAGAGAAGCATTTTCCTGGTCGAGTAGTGGCCACGGAACTCAGCAATCCAGATTATGCAGCGCTAGCTCGTTTGTTTGGTTGTCATGGTGAAACCGTGAAGAGTAACGCAGAATTCGTTCCTGCTTTGCAACGGGCGATAGATAGCGGCAAACCAGCCTTAATCGAGGTTCAAACCGATCCTAATATTCTATCCGTTAGCCAAGTTGTTCGATAA
- a CDS encoding TAXI family TRAP transporter solute-binding subunit: MMKMWKKGMVLSTIVALTMLGTACGGGGNQQASSTTEGAKPAETAKPAESSSGGTKQAISIVTGGTSGTYYPLGGGIGKALNDAGIGVNASVESTGGSNENVRLLGQENAEIGFTETGIAYYGYEGIEMFKDSKFENLRGITSLYANLMQTVVMKNSGIQSYADLKGKTVAVGIQGSSSALNMELVLAEYGLSLQDIKPQFVGYSEGVNMLKDGQIDAVMIDSGIPNSAVIDITAQHEVVILPIDEDKVKSLVSKYPYFSNTVIIPKGTYKGIDVDIPTAGAKVMLATHAGLSEELVYTLTKTIFEKKAEITAVHPKGDSIELNSAMDGMPIPLHPGAEKYLKEKGAIK; encoded by the coding sequence ATGATGAAGATGTGGAAAAAAGGAATGGTACTATCTACGATTGTCGCACTTACTATGCTAGGTACTGCTTGTGGAGGTGGTGGAAACCAACAGGCTTCCAGCACTACAGAAGGCGCAAAACCAGCTGAAACTGCAAAGCCTGCAGAAAGCTCATCTGGTGGGACTAAACAAGCAATCTCTATCGTAACAGGAGGAACGAGCGGCACCTACTATCCACTTGGTGGAGGAATTGGAAAAGCTCTGAATGATGCAGGCATTGGTGTAAATGCTAGTGTTGAGTCAACAGGGGGCTCTAATGAGAATGTTCGTTTATTAGGACAAGAGAACGCTGAAATTGGATTTACGGAAACGGGTATTGCTTACTATGGCTATGAAGGGATCGAAATGTTTAAAGATTCCAAATTTGAAAACCTTCGCGGGATTACATCTCTCTATGCTAACTTGATGCAAACTGTAGTTATGAAAAATTCTGGTATTCAATCCTATGCCGATCTCAAAGGAAAAACAGTAGCCGTAGGGATTCAAGGAAGCTCTTCCGCACTTAATATGGAATTAGTCCTTGCTGAGTATGGGTTGTCTTTACAGGATATCAAACCACAATTTGTTGGTTATTCTGAAGGGGTTAACATGTTGAAAGACGGCCAAATTGACGCAGTAATGATTGATTCTGGTATTCCAAACTCTGCGGTAATTGATATTACAGCCCAGCATGAAGTTGTTATTCTTCCAATTGATGAAGATAAAGTCAAGTCACTCGTTTCAAAGTATCCTTATTTCTCGAACACCGTCATCATTCCTAAGGGAACCTATAAGGGCATTGATGTAGACATTCCGACAGCCGGTGCAAAGGTTATGTTAGCAACCCATGCAGGATTGTCTGAAGAATTGGTTTACACATTAACAAAAACGATCTTCGAAAAGAAAGCAGAAATCACCGCTGTTCACCCTAAAGGCGACAGCATTGAGTTGAACAGCGCTATGGATGGTATGCCGATTCCGTTGCATCCAGGTGCGGAGAAGTACCTAAAAGAAAAAGGTGCTATAAAATAA